The Candidatus Schekmanbacteria bacterium RIFCSPLOWO2_02_FULL_38_14 DNA segment CCACGGAGCAATTACAACTCCAACTCCCCTTGGCTTGTACATATATTCGTTTGTTTCTCCTGGTATATGCTGCAGAATCCTTGGCTTCTCAAGGCGATTCATCTCTGAGGCGTAGTATTCAAGATAATCAATTGCCTCAGCAACATCAGCATCAGCTTCCTCCCAGTTCTTTCCAACTTCATAGACCTGAAGCGCTACAAGCTCAAACCTCCTCTGCCTCATAACTTTTGCTGCGGCAATAAGATATTCAGAACGCTTGTTAGCTGGAACATACTGCCACGATTTAAAAGCCTTTAATGCAGAATCAACAGCAAGCTCTGCATGTTCTCTGGAGGCTTTTGAAACTTCCCCTATTGCTTCATCAGGGTCAGAAGGGTTTAAGGAAAGAATTTTATCGTTTGTATAAATTTTCTTCCCATCAATCACGAGAGGGTATTCTCCGGATAAATCTTTTCTTGCAGAAGCAAGAGCCTTCTCCATATAGTTCCTGTTTTCTTCTTTTGAAAAATCTGTAAAAGGTTCATGCTCCTTTGAACCTTCTGGAGAAATCATTGTTCCAAAATTACTTGGTTTCTGGTTAAGGGGATTTTGAAATAAAGTTTCTTCATTTAGCCTATGAGCAAAGCTCTGCATCAGGAATGATACATTTGAGCTGTTTTCAAGAAGCCTTCTTACAAGATAACCCATTCCCGGTATAAGCTCACCAAATGGTATGTAGACCCTTACAGGAAAGTCCATCGAAACAATGGCTTTCTTTATTGTATCACCCATCCCATAGAGTAGTTGAAATTCAATCCTGTCATCAGGAATATTTAGAAACGTTGTCATCGCAATTGCGTGGGCAATATTTCTGAAATTATGGCTTGCTATTGCGGTCCTGACAACATCGCTGTTCCTTAAAAGAGTTTCAGCAATTCTTTCAAAGTTTGCATCTGTTTCCCGTTTCTGGGTAAAAACAGGAATCTCCCATCCTTTCTGTCTTGCAGAAATTACTTCATAATCCCAGTAGGCACCTCTTACAAGGCGTATTGTAAAACCTTTTCTTCTTTTCTGTTTTGCCCAGCTTAGAATATCATCAACCATTCTGCCTGAATCTTTCAGATAAGCCTGAACCACCAAACCTGCACCTTCAAAGTCTGAAAACTCATCTTCTTCAAAAATCTCTTTAAAAATCCTTATAGTTAAATCCCTGTAGCAGTACTGCTCCATATCTATGTTTACAAATGTATTAAACTCCCTTGCTATCCTAAGTATTTTTCTCAAACGCTCTTTTACCTCTTTGCCTGTACCTTCAGGGTCAACAGGATTGAACTGAGAATACAGGGAGGAAAGTTTGATTGATACATTTATTGGATAAGACTTATCTGTATCTGTCCTGACAACTTCTCTCTGAAAAAACTCAGACAATTCTCTAATCAGCTCAATGTAGCGCTTCATATAAATTTCAGCCTGAAGTTCGCTTGTAGTGGCTTCACCGAGTATATCAATTGTAAAATCCATATTCTCTTTTTTAAGGTTCTTAACCACATCAAAAGCCTGTTCAACAGTGGAGCCCGGAATAAACTGTTTTGCCATCTTTGTAACACCCAGATTAACAATCGAATAAAGTGCTCTTGAAGTCAGAAAGGGCAGTTTTGTTGCAGAAACACCAATCCTTAAAGGAATTGGCAGGCGGTGTTCAGGGTCAGGAAAATATTCTCTGAGGTATTTTATTACCTGTTTTGGAGTCTTGAGCGCAGGAAAGACATCAATGAACCTTAAAATTTTCGTTTTCAGAAAATTGTCCTTCATACACCATTCAAGGACCTGAGATTCCCACCATCTTGAGTTAATGAAAGTTTCTGTCTCCTCCTGAACCCTTCTGAAAAGTCTTTTCCCTGTTGACTGTATTAATTTTTCAAGTTCATTATTAATTTCAGAAGATTTATTATTCAAGCTTATCCCCATTACTATTTAAAACCTTTCCATCCTTTCTTTTTTCAATCTGCTCCCTCAACCCCTCAAAATCTTCTTTAAAAATATTTTGAAAATCTCCCCCAATCATATCAAGAAACTGCAGCAGGTTTATCCTCAACTCCTTTGTCTTTTCTGAAAGGGAATAGAAAATCCTTGCACCATCCCTCCTCTGTTTAATTAATCCGCTTTTAATAAGAATCCCGATATGGCGTGAAATGGTATACTGGGGTTTCTTAAGGGCGTTTGAAATCTCCCCCGCAAATATCTCCTGATTGGACAAAAGAACAAGGTTAAAAATCCGGAGTCTGTTTTCCTCAGAAAGAGCTTTAAAAATTTCAATTATCTTTTTCATAAACTTGCAATATTGTACATATGCACATTTGCGCAATATTATAAACAAACAATGTTTTCAAGTCAATGGAATAGTTACAGACTGTGTCACAACTTATGTTTTAATGGTAGCCGCAGGCTTTAGCCTGCGCTAAACTTATTGATATTAAAAAATTTTTATTCGCAAACCTAAAGGTTGCGGCTACATTATGTCACAGTTTGTAAAAACTGGTGCTGTGACAAGCCCTTTTCACAATATATAAGTTTCCTGCTTAGTTAAATTATTCTAATCTGGTAACTTATCCATTTATCGCGCCCGGCACGATTCGAACGTGCGACTTGCGGATTCGAAGTCCGACGCTCTATCCAGCTGAGCTACGGGCGCCAGGAAACCAACTCTTTTTCAATGTCCCTGCGCATTATACCACCCTTCAAAAATAATTTGTCTAAAATACAAAGTAATTATAGCCTCACTTTGGCTAAAATACAATCATATTTGTTTTGTTGAGAGAAAGAAATGGTAAAGAGATTTCTTGGAATCAAGGGAATATGGCAAGTAGAATCAGATTAAAAAGAGAACCAGTATAATTAATTATAGCTAGAATTAGACTTTAGAGATATTATTTTCCTTAAAATATTCAGTAAAAGCTGCCTTCATAATTTTAGCAACTGAGACTTTCTTTTCAAGAGCTTCCTCTTGTATTTTCTTGTATTGTTGAGTATTTACGTAAGCTAAAACTTTTTTCATCTCCAGGCTCCCTTAAATAATTATGCTTATTTTCAAATAGTTAATCTAACTTATAAACTTTATTACAATAATGTCAAGAAGTATTATCCTGATTCATATGCAATTTTCACATGGATTAAGAACCTGGCTATCGTACCTGTCAAGCCGGCTGGGGGGGGGTAAAGAGAAGATTTCCTTAAATTTTTCTAAAAATCATTCAAAAACGCCTGTTCTTCCTTTGTGATACGAACAGACCTCACACTCTGGATTATAGCCCGGATATGGGCTGTTTAAAAGCTTGACCATATCCTCTAATTTTTTTTCCATCGAACTAACATCAATCTTAACCAAATCAATATGGCTGTCAAACTTTACTTCAATTGAAGGGTCATTTTTATCCTTAACAAAATAATGAAAAAGATAGGCTCGGTCTGAAACCCTGTGTCCGTGTTTCATAAACATGAAGCCATAGGCGGCAAGCTGATCTATGTAATATTTCTGTTTATCTTCAGCAGGGGCATTGCCTGAAGATTTATAATCTGCCGGAATTAACCGTCCATCATACTCAACCAGAACATCATCAATTTTCCCTGTAAGAACATACCCAGCATCAATACTTACAACCTTTAAAGCATTTGAACTTGTCCGCCATACATTAAGGGTGTTTAAATCGGTGAACGGTTTAATGTTCTCTTGAAGTAGTGCGCTTGTTTCCGGAGGGAACATCTCCTGCTCGCGGTATTTGTCATAACGCGCTTTTAAAATGCTATCCATAGCGCTATTCAAAAGCAAAGGAAGCATCGGAGCCTTTTTATAATGATTATCTACCCAAAAACAAGACTTGCAACTTGTGTATCCATATAAACCGCTCGGGCTTAATTTCCATAAACCTTCATTTGTTTTCATAGCGGATTCTCTCTCAATTCTTTCAAAAAATGCTCTTTTGCTTGGATTAAAAAATATAACCGGTACATTTTTCTTAAAATCAAAACCTCAGGTAGTTCAGGTTTTTATCCGGCGGTGCGGGATTAAAGAGAACTGTTGTTCATGCTCACTAATTAGGTAACTCTTTTGATATAATATATAACCAAAGAAGGCATAAATGCAAATTAAAGATCAAGTTATTATTAAACGTTGGAAACCTATTTTAGAAGAGTACGAAAAGACAAGAGCAAAGGTTACCCCGCGTTCTTTCAAATTCATAAAAGACCTTAATTAGAAAAAGGGAACGGCAGGCTGTCCCAAAATTAAATCTTCAAAAATAGTTTACCACTGTAGATAGTAAATTGATATCTTTTGCGAAATAAAATAACACTCATAAAACAAAATTACTCGTTATTGAGTATGTTATTGCCAGTTCAGGAAACGAGTTTTCAAAAAATGCGCATTTTGGGACAGCCTGCCGGTCTCTTTTTTTTATTAGAAAAGTAACTTCCCACTCCACTTCCGGCAATCCTCCCCATACTCGTAATCCTTGCACATAAAGCCTGGATGGGGAAAGAAGATTTTGGGATTGATGCTTTTAAGAATCTTTTATTAGCAGAAGAATTCTGCAACGGTTGGTTTCACTTTTTGTAAAAGAGGGAACAATGTTTGAAAAAGATACCATATCTATCTTGAAACAGGGTTGACAATTGGTTCTGTTCCATAATAAATTATAATTAGAGCAATAATTCTGTTTAAAGCTTTCTCAGAAACACATCATAAAAATTATAAAAGTTCAGGACTTTAAAAATAAACTTTTTAAAAGGCTAACTTCTAAAATATTTTAGGAGAAAAAGATGGATATTAATTTTAACATAATAGTTATTCCATCAATCATAGCATTAACAACTATTCTGGTATTGCTGATAATCAGAGCCATTTCATTTAAAATCCTTAACAGGTGGGCAGAAAAAACAGAGACAAGGATTGATGACATAATAGTAAACATATTAAAAACCCCGTCTATATACTGGTCAGTCGCCATCGGCATTTATATTGGTATCGCAGTCTCCGAGTTTCCTAAAAAGTATGTAATTCATCTGAACAAAACCATCCATGTATTGATAATTTTTTCCATAACCATCACCATTGCAAACATATTATCAAAAATATTCAGAAATTATGTTCAGAAATTAAATCTCCAGATTCCTACAACTGGGCTTGCAAACGGGATTTTAAAAGGGACGGTTATTGTGATAGGTGTATTGATTATTCTCAATGTTCTTGGCATTTCAATAACACCTCTGCTTACTGCGCTCGGTGTCGGAGGTTTGGCTGTTGCCCTTGCGCTTCAGGATACGATGGCAAACCTTTTTGCCGGCATTCACATACTGGTTGAAAAGTCTATAAGAATCGGTGACTTTATAAAACTTGAAACAGGTCAGGAAGGCTACGTTGAGGACATTACATGGAGAACAACCAGGATAAAAATGCTTCCTAACAACATTGTTGTAATTCCAAACAGCAAACTTGCGCAAAGTACAATGACAAACTATTTCCTGCCGGAAAAAATGATGTCTCTGCCAATTAAGGTAAGCGTAAGCTACTCTTCAGACCCTGAGAAGATTGAAAGGGTGCTTGCTGATGAAGCAAAAAAAGCAGTTGGAGAGGTTCAGGGACTGCTTGGGGACCCGGAACCCTTTGTGAGATTTATCCCGGGATTTGGCGAAAGCTCCCTTGATTTTACTCTCATATGCCATGTCAGGGAGTTTGTTGACCAGTATACTGTCCAACACGAACTAAGAAAAAGGATTTTTAAAAGATTCAAAGAGGAAGGCATAGAAATACCATTCCCGCACCGCACAGTTTATCTTAAGGAAAAAAAAGAATAAGCGGAAAATAATGCTTTGCTCTTACTTTGTCTTTTCCAGAACCTCGTGGGCATTAGACTGGTGGAATTTCAAAAACTTTTCAGCAATCTCAGGCCTCTCTTTTTTCACCCTGTCCATCTTGGACATAAAAGCATCCTTCATCACTGCAGGCGCAGTATTTTCACTCACATAACCATCATAAATCTCATTATCAGTAAGGCCGAACAGATAATCAATCTCATCATCATTTAAAAAACCGATGCCGTATCCCTTCAGGGCTTTTTCAATCTCACCGGGCCAGCAATACTCAAATGTTTTCTTCCAGTAGTCTGTATATTCCTTATATCCGCAGTTGGTCTTGAGATGCTGCGCAGAAACTTTTCCAGCCTTATAGCCATACATCATTGCTCCCTGACAGTAGGTTTCAATAAATGATGGCGCATCGCCGACAGCTATTATATTTCCCTCAGCAGGTTCCTGAATACAGGTATAAAAATTAAGTGTTGCTGCTGCTGTATGGACAACCTTTGCACTCCTGAACCAGTGGCTGAATTTCCCGTTTTTCAGAAAATTATCAATCCCGATTTTGTTTGATGATTTAATAACAGGCGTTGCATACATCAGGTCAATAATTGGCTTATCGCCGGGTTTTGCATCTGCAAGGTGCTTATCAAGCATATATATTGCACCATTACCATCCGGTGTATGCCCTCTTCCAACAAAAATTATAAATGCAGGAGGAAATGGAGATTCCACGCCTTCCAGAAAATAAGAAGCTACACGGAAGGTTATGAAAAATTTTCTTTTTCTAAAGGCTTCAAGCCCAAGAACAATCTGCGAATTCACTCCGTCTGCTGCAACAGCAACACGGCATTTCACATCCTTTACAGCCCTTGAACGGTTTCCGCGGAAGGATACCCTGACCTCATCTTTTTTTATATTCTCAGCCTTCAGCCCAAATGTCTCTGTCAGAACATCAACGCCAAGTTTTTCTGCATCTTCTAAAAGCCCCCGCAAAAGCACTTCCTTATTATAGGCAATAGAAACTCCATTGGGGTTGCTCATTATAAGTTTTTTTCCGCCCGGAGTAATTCTTATTGACTGTTCCAGTTTAGCCCATTGCCCTGTGTATTTAACCTTCAAGCCGAGTTTTTCATAATGGATATTGTTATCTACAATACTGCAGTTATCTCCGTGGGTACTTACCTCATTTATAAGCATCGTACAGCATGACCTGTCAATCCTGGGGATATCCCTTTTCATATCCATAAGAAGAACACTCAATCCTTCTTCAGCAGCAGTTTTTGCTGTCATCAATCCTGCGGGCCCTGCCCCGATTACCACCATGTCATATTTGTTCTTAAGCATAACTAAAACCTTTTAGCTGTTAGCTGAAAGCTGTCAGCTGTCAGCTTCTTCTGTAAACGGATTGCTCTCAAAATTAAGGGAAATAACATCAGGGAAACGGCAGTCAGAATATATTGCAGTAACACCGCAAACTGCCCTGCAGGTCCCGCATTCGATACACGAAAGCTGGTCAATATAAGATTTATTGTCAATAAACCTTATTGCAACCCTCGGGCATTGATTGACACAACCACCGCACCCCGCACATATATCTCTATCTACTTTCATAAGTTAAATTCCAAAAATATTAGGGTTTAGATTTTTTCACTTCCTCTTTCTTGCACATCAGGCATGTTTCAAAAAATTCATCCTGCACCTTTACTTTCTCTCTTATAAACTCTACCTGCTTTGAAGGAATAAAACTCTCCCCGCATACCTTGCATTTTTTATAGTCAAACCCGACTTTCCAGTTATCAATAATCATTGCCGGTCCATTAATCTCTTCTCCCTCAGGTATTTGAGCCTTTTCACCCTCTTCAATCTCGTGCATCTTCACAGCACCTGTCGGGCACACATAAAAACAGGTCCCGCAGCCAATACAGTCTTTTGACTTTTTGAAAAATGGAGAGGCGACAACCCGTTCATATCCTCTCTTCACATAATCAATTGCTGAAACACCTACAATCTCCCTGCATGCCCTGATACACAAGCCGCAGAGAATACACGGTTCATTCTTGCTTTTGAATCTTTCTATCTTTTTTACTTTCAAGCGCTCTGCAAGCTCAAGGAGTTTGCTGTTTTCTGATGCATCTATCAGAAGAAGCCTTAAAACCAGCTCCCTTACTTTTTTAACCCTATCTGTATCTGTTCTTACAACAAGTCCGTCTTCAACAATATACTGGCATGATGAAACAATCCTTGAATTACTGTTCTCGCCAATTTCCACAGCGCACAGCCTGCACCCGCCATAGGGCTTCATGGAATCATGATGGCACAAAGTCGGAATATAAATCATCTCCTGCCTTGCAACATCAAGGATTGTAGCACCCTCTTTGGCTTCTGTTTTTATTCCATTAATTTTTATACTCAGCATTTTTCCCATCTGTTTTCTGTATTTTGATATTTGTAATAACAGACCTTTAGGTCTGTTATTAACAGGTCTGAAGACCTGTTTCTACATTTTCTCTTTGCATATTCGAGAGACAGCCGAGACGGCTGTCCTACTTCTTACTTCTTAATTCTTTTACTTTGTCACCACTGCATCAACCGGGCAAATCTCCTTGCATGCAGAACACTTGGTGCATTTCTTAACATCAATAACATGAGCCTTTTTCTTTTCTCCTGTTATTGCATCAACAGGGCATGCTTCAATGCATTTCCCGCATGCAATACAGGTAGAGGGTTCAATACGGTATTTTATAAGTTTCTTGCATACACCAGCCGGACATTTCTTCTCATTTATATGCGCCTCATATTCATCTCTGAAATATCGCAGAGTTGTCAGCACAGGATTTGGCGCGGTGGCTCCTAAGTTACAGAAAGAGCCATCCTTGATAGACTGTGCCATCTCTTCCAGAAGTTCTATATCTTCTGCCCTTCCATTTCCCCTTGTAATATCCTCAACAATCTCCCTCATCTTTCTTACCCCAACTCTGCACGGAACACACTTGCCGCAGGATTCATCTTCTAAATAGCTCAGAAAATATTTTGCAATATCCACCATGCAGGTATCCTCATCCATCACAACCATTCCGCCTGAACCCATGATAGAGCCTGCTTTTTTAAGCTCATCATAATCAATTGGTAAATTCAGCATATTTGCAGGTATGCATCCACCTGAAGGACCTCCTGTCTGAACTGCTTTGACCTTTTTATCTTTTGGGATGCCACCTCCAATATCAAATATGATTTCAGAGAGCGTAATGCCCATAGGCACTTCAACAAGCCCGACATTTTTAATCTTGCCCACAAGTGAAAACACCTTTGTTCCCTTGCTGTCTTTGGTTCCCATTGATGAGAACCATTCTGCGCCCTTTGCAATTATTGCCGGGATATTTGCAAGTGTCTCAACATTGTTGATGACTGTTGGCATATCCCAGAGCCCTGCAATTGCCGGGTAGGGAGGTCTCTGTCTCGGCTCACCCCAGCTACCTTCAATTGATCTTATAAGCGCTGTCTCTTCACCGCAAACAAAAGCTCCGGCTCCCTGAGTAATCTTAATATCAAAGTCAAAACCTGTTTTCATAATTCCTTTACCAAGAAGCCCTGCATCTCTTGCCATCTTTAAAGCAGTCTCAAGTTTCTCTATTGCAATCGGGTATTCAGACCTGACATAGATATATCCCTGTGTTGCTCCAATTGCATAAGCTGCAATAATCATACCCTCTATTATAGAGTGTGGGTCCCCTTCAAGGATTGAACGGTCCATATATGCCCCCGGGTCACCCTCATCTGCGTTACAGATTACATATTTTGTTTTCCCCTGAGCCTTTCTTGCAACAGCCCATTTTCTTCCTGTCGGGAATCCTGCGCCGCCCCTCCCCCTTATTCCTGATTTTTCAACATCTGATATTACCTTCTCAGGCTTTTTCTCCTTTAAAACCTTTGCAAGCGAAAAGTATCCGTCTCTGGCTATATATTCAGAAATATTATTCGGGTCGATTATGCCACAGTTTCGCATGGCAATCTTCACCTGCTTCTTATAAAATGGAGTAGTATTTATCAATGGGACTGATAAAGCCTGCTGAGATTTGCCATCCGATAAAAGCCTTTTAGTAAAACCGGAAATAGGAAATTTATCCTCATCAGTTCTACCAATTGCCTTTGATGAAACCTTGCCTGAAATAGTGTCTTTTAAGATATTTGAAACTTCCTGAGGTTTTACCTTTCCATATGTTATCCGTGGGAATTTCGGCATAGAGATATCAACAATTGGTTCTGCATGGCACAGACCAATGCATCCTGTCATTGTTATCCTGGGCTTTAAATTCTCTTTTGCAACCTCAGCAAGAATAGCTTCATACACGCCCTTTGCGCCTGTAGCACAACCGCATGTTGACATACCAACACTTATCTTCATCTCTTCAGGGTAAAGAGATTTAAGTCCTTCTTCTTTTATTTTTTCAAGGTCACTTATGCTGTTTATTTTTCTCATTTTCTTCGGTTCCAAATCCCCCCATCCCCCCTTTACTAAAGGGGGGGGTGAGGAGGGATTTATTTTATTCCAATTTGTTTTGGCCTCAAGTATCTTTGTTATCTCTATATTTCTTCAATACCTCTGGAATTTTTTCCTGAGTTAAATCACCGTATATGTCTTCATTTATCCTCACAACAGGTGCAAGGCTGCAGCATCCGAGGCATCTTACTTTGCTAACAGTAAACTCCATGTCTTCGGTCGTACCTTCCTGAGAACTCAGATTAAGCTCGTTACCTATGCGACTAAGTACATTCTCTCCATTTTTTACATGGCATGCCGTACCCATACACACACTTATTTTATTTCTCCCTGTCGGGCTCAGGCTGAATGCCTTGTAGAAAGTTGCAACAGTAAAAAGCTTTGAAACAGGAAGTTCCAGTTTTTTGCTTAAAAAATATAATGATTCTTCCGGCAGGTAGTTATATCTTTTCTGTATCTCATGCATAATCGGGATAAGAGAATCCTCACTCCTCCCATAATTTTCTACAATTGAATCTATTGCTTTTTCATCTCTCTCTGTCATTGCTTACTCTTTTCTAAAGAAAGAATTCTGGTATATTCTCTGTCCACTGATTTCCTGATAATCGAAACTGTATCTCCCCTAAAATTCCTGTAGCGGTCCTGAGATTTGATGTACTGCTCTACCTTTTCTGAATTTTCAACTTTCATTGTAAGGCTGAATTCTCCCTCTGATAATTCCCATAAGGGAAAGAATCTTGAATCTATGGCAAGCTTGGCAAGCTTTACAGTATCCTGAGCAGGGAAAATCCATCCTGTCGGACACGGGGAATGGATTAGAACCAGAGCTGTCCCTTTTTTTTCCATTCCCTTTTTGATTTTATTAATCAGGTCAAACGGATAAGCAACTGATGCAGAAGCCGCATAAGAGATATTGCTTTCAGTTAATGGTTTTAACAGGCTTTTATCTTCCATTATAAAATCGAGCTCTTTTTCTCCCGGAATATGGTGTTCATATTCAATTCCGAATGCTGGCGGTATTGAATTCTTTATAAAACGGTCCATGTAGGGTTCGTTATCATAAAGAGCTATCAGGATATTTAACTTCCTCTCCAGCAAATTAGAAAAAGCTGTGTAATTCTCCTCAAGGATTTTTTTGTCCAGAGCAATGGCAGGTTTTCTGACCCACTCTCTGGTAGTCTTTCCCTCTGATATTAATTTTTTATTCCCTCTGCCAATTCCTGAAACAATTGATTGTACAAGGTCATCAAAGGTCATTTCATCCCATCCAAAGCTCAGGGCATCAGGTCTTTCAAAAACTATCCCTTTTGAGTCATCTGATTTAAAAACAGCCTCCCTGCCAAGTGCTTTTGAGGCAAACCTTACAGCCATTGCCTTTCCGCATCCGGAGCAGGAACGCCTTCCTGTTACAAATGACTCTTCCTTTGGCAGGAGCTTTGGAACATAAATGTTGAATTTATCCATAATTTTTGAAAGTTCAAACATCAAAATCCAAATGTCAAATTAATTTCAAATAACCAAATACCATTTTTTATTTTGTCATTTGAACTTTGGATTTTGTCATTTTATATCTAATACCTTGGGTGCCTTGCAGGGAGCTCCTTCT contains these protein-coding regions:
- a CDS encoding L-glutamate gamma-semialdehyde dehydrogenase produces the protein MGISLNNKSSEINNELEKLIQSTGKRLFRRVQEETETFINSRWWESQVLEWCMKDNFLKTKILRFIDVFPALKTPKQVIKYLREYFPDPEHRLPIPLRIGVSATKLPFLTSRALYSIVNLGVTKMAKQFIPGSTVEQAFDVVKNLKKENMDFTIDILGEATTSELQAEIYMKRYIELIRELSEFFQREVVRTDTDKSYPINVSIKLSSLYSQFNPVDPEGTGKEVKERLRKILRIAREFNTFVNIDMEQYCYRDLTIRIFKEIFEEDEFSDFEGAGLVVQAYLKDSGRMVDDILSWAKQKRRKGFTIRLVRGAYWDYEVISARQKGWEIPVFTQKRETDANFERIAETLLRNSDVVRTAIASHNFRNIAHAIAMTTFLNIPDDRIEFQLLYGMGDTIKKAIVSMDFPVRVYIPFGELIPGMGYLVRRLLENSSNVSFLMQSFAHRLNEETLFQNPLNQKPSNFGTMISPEGSKEHEPFTDFSKEENRNYMEKALASARKDLSGEYPLVIDGKKIYTNDKILSLNPSDPDEAIGEVSKASREHAELAVDSALKAFKSWQYVPANKRSEYLIAAAKVMRQRRFELVALQVYEVGKNWEEADADVAEAIDYLEYYASEMNRLEKPRILQHIPGETNEYMYKPRGVGVVIAPWNFPLAILTGMTSAAVVAGNTVVMKPAEQSSVTAFKFMEILIEAGLPPGVVNYLPGIGEEVGEYLVRNPKTSFIAFTGSHEVGTYINRIASEIKEGQEGIKRVIAEMGGKNAIIVDDDADIDDAVKGTLSSAFGYQGQKCSACSRAIVLKGIYEDFLRKLAESAKGVKIGNPVQPAVTIGPLIDEEAFNKVSRYVEAGKKDGQLVLETGKDNLPQKGYFIGPTIFADVNPDSAIAQEEIFGPVLSVIKAENFNKAIDIANNTKYALTGGLYSRSPEHIRIARERFQAGNFYINRKITGAVVCRQPFGGFKMSGIGSKAGGPDYLVQFMIPVTITENTLRHGFAAEEEY
- a CDS encoding NADH dehydrogenase, whose product is MKISVGMSTCGCATGAKGVYEAILAEVAKENLKPRITMTGCIGLCHAEPIVDISMPKFPRITYGKVKPQEVSNILKDTISGKVSSKAIGRTDEDKFPISGFTKRLLSDGKSQQALSVPLINTTPFYKKQVKIAMRNCGIIDPNNISEYIARDGYFSLAKVLKEKKPEKVISDVEKSGIRGRGGAGFPTGRKWAVARKAQGKTKYVICNADEGDPGAYMDRSILEGDPHSIIEGMIIAAYAIGATQGYIYVRSEYPIAIEKLETALKMARDAGLLGKGIMKTGFDFDIKITQGAGAFVCGEETALIRSIEGSWGEPRQRPPYPAIAGLWDMPTVINNVETLANIPAIIAKGAEWFSSMGTKDSKGTKVFSLVGKIKNVGLVEVPMGITLSEIIFDIGGGIPKDKKVKAVQTGGPSGGCIPANMLNLPIDYDELKKAGSIMGSGGMVVMDEDTCMVDIAKYFLSYLEDESCGKCVPCRVGVRKMREIVEDITRGNGRAEDIELLEEMAQSIKDGSFCNLGATAPNPVLTTLRYFRDEYEAHINEKKCPAGVCKKLIKYRIEPSTCIACGKCIEACPVDAITGEKKKAHVIDVKKCTKCSACKEICPVDAVVTK